One Cystobacter fuscus DSM 2262 genomic window carries:
- a CDS encoding VWA domain-containing protein, giving the protein MGLAKPAFLALCVVGALVGALALWLALRRRSRVRAFLTERLVDKLAPGTSRWLPATQAGLQGLGLILFGLALAQPQCGTTSELAKRRGIDVVVALDASKSMLARDVQPSRLERARLELSTLLDELKGDRVGLVAFAGDAFIQSPLTSDYSAVKLFLRAVDPEQMPQGGSNIGQALLLARQVLDNADRGSKERVVVLLSDGEDLTGEVDEAVAALKEAHVQVLTVGVGSEQGEPIPVYNRRGEFVDYKKDSSGETVITRMDRAGLTAIAEATGGEFFYQPRGVAMAQVLERIEKMQKSELESRVTVRYDERFQVFALPGLVLLVLGMVLPSSWRRRSA; this is encoded by the coding sequence ATGGGGCTCGCCAAACCCGCCTTCCTCGCGCTGTGCGTGGTGGGCGCGCTGGTGGGGGCCCTGGCCCTGTGGCTGGCGCTGCGCCGGCGCTCGCGCGTGCGCGCGTTCCTCACCGAGCGGCTCGTGGACAAGCTGGCCCCGGGCACCTCGCGCTGGCTGCCGGCCACCCAGGCGGGGCTCCAGGGTTTGGGGCTCATCCTCTTCGGACTCGCGCTCGCCCAGCCCCAGTGTGGCACCACGAGCGAGCTGGCCAAGCGGCGCGGCATCGACGTGGTGGTGGCGCTGGATGCGTCCAAGTCCATGCTCGCGCGCGACGTGCAGCCCAGCCGCCTCGAGCGCGCCCGGTTGGAGCTCTCCACGCTGCTGGACGAGCTGAAGGGGGACCGGGTGGGACTCGTGGCCTTCGCCGGGGATGCCTTCATCCAGTCGCCACTCACCTCGGACTACTCGGCGGTGAAGCTGTTCCTGCGCGCGGTGGATCCCGAGCAGATGCCCCAGGGCGGCAGCAACATCGGCCAGGCGCTGCTCTTGGCGCGCCAGGTGCTGGACAACGCGGACCGCGGCTCCAAGGAGCGCGTGGTGGTGTTGCTCTCGGACGGCGAGGACCTGACGGGCGAGGTGGACGAGGCGGTGGCCGCGCTCAAGGAGGCCCACGTGCAGGTGCTCACCGTGGGCGTGGGCTCCGAGCAGGGCGAGCCCATCCCCGTGTACAACCGCCGGGGCGAGTTCGTGGACTACAAGAAGGACAGCAGCGGCGAGACGGTCATCACCCGCATGGACCGGGCGGGGCTGACGGCCATCGCCGAGGCCACGGGCGGCGAGTTCTTCTACCAGCCGCGTGGCGTGGCCATGGCCCAGGTGCTGGAGCGTATCGAGAAGATGCAGAAGAGCGAGTTGGAGAGCCGGGTCACCGTCCGCTACGACGAGCGCTTCCAGGTGTTCGCCCTGCCGGGGCTCGTCCTGCTGGTGCTCGGCATGGTGCTGCCCTCGTCCTGGCGCCGGAGGTCCGCATGA
- a CDS encoding vWA domain-containing protein produces the protein MLPDLAFHSPHYLWGLLLIPLLFVWSWWEKRRRAVLRFSAAHVFTRHPRGVRVYLLPMLPLLRAAAVAAALVALARPQSRDTRVRDLNVEGIDIVVALDLSTSMEAGDFRPQNRLHVAKEVLSEFITNRVNDRIGLVVFAGAAYTQAPLTLDYGVLKEVLRQLRTRVLEDGTAIGDALATALNRLRDSDAKSRVVVLITDGDNNAGKISPLDSAGMAKSLRIPIYTILVGKGGKVPFPQGTDLFGNTVWRETEIPINPELLQDIADSTGGEYYRATDPEGLKQGLQKVLDSLERSKLMEGGASANYREDYHSYLLLAFGFAVLELFLRSTFLRVSP, from the coding sequence ATGCTTCCGGACCTCGCGTTCCATAGCCCCCATTACCTGTGGGGGTTGCTCCTCATCCCCCTCCTGTTCGTCTGGAGCTGGTGGGAGAAGCGCCGCCGCGCCGTGCTGCGCTTCTCCGCGGCGCACGTGTTCACCCGGCATCCCCGGGGCGTGCGGGTGTACCTCCTGCCGATGCTGCCCCTGCTGCGCGCCGCCGCGGTGGCCGCCGCCCTCGTCGCGCTCGCCCGGCCCCAGTCGCGCGACACGCGCGTGCGGGACTTGAACGTGGAGGGCATCGACATCGTCGTCGCGCTCGACCTGTCCACCTCCATGGAGGCCGGTGACTTCCGCCCGCAGAACCGCCTGCACGTGGCCAAGGAGGTGCTCAGCGAGTTCATCACCAACCGCGTGAATGACCGCATCGGCCTCGTGGTCTTCGCGGGCGCGGCCTACACGCAGGCGCCCCTGACGCTCGACTACGGCGTGCTCAAGGAGGTGCTGCGGCAGTTGCGCACGCGCGTGCTGGAGGACGGCACGGCCATTGGCGACGCGCTGGCCACGGCGCTCAACCGCCTGCGCGACTCGGACGCCAAGAGCCGCGTGGTGGTGCTCATCACCGACGGTGACAACAACGCGGGGAAGATCTCCCCGCTGGACTCGGCGGGCATGGCGAAGTCGCTGCGCATCCCCATCTACACCATCCTCGTGGGCAAGGGCGGCAAGGTGCCCTTCCCCCAGGGCACGGACCTGTTCGGCAACACCGTGTGGCGCGAGACGGAAATTCCCATCAACCCCGAGCTGCTCCAGGACATCGCCGACTCCACCGGCGGCGAGTACTACCGCGCCACGGATCCCGAGGGACTCAAGCAGGGCCTGCAGAAGGTGCTCGACTCGCTCGAGCGCTCCAAGTTGATGGAGGGCGGTGCCTCGGCCAACTACCGCGAGGACTACCACTCGTACCTGCTCCTGGCCTTCGGCTTCGCCGTGCTGGAACTCTTCCTGCGCTCCACCTTCCTGCGGGTGTCGCCGTGA
- a CDS encoding DUF4381 family protein: protein MRALTLCAFLVVSPLAAHAQAQAPAPAAASAKLPEVEPSGMQARVQPERVLLGEPFVYEVVLTHPADHRYELDVSPDLGDFELLAQERTPPAAGKDPAVTVFRVRMSAFKLGMVTLPDLAFLVSTPEGPRRYVAPGRTLEVGSTLPEDAEAKGEDLRDIQPPTEVAIRSLTLVWAALGIIAAALLGWAAWRFFQKYRERRRAAVAPPLPLDVRTRRALDALKAENLPAHGRVKDFYFRLSEIVRGYLGERYGFDALECTSSELMAQLRRLKAPGLPEDGLMRFISESDLVKYARAESSPDSCREALTFGYSLLDQTWPPPPPPEAAPVSHASGPRVP from the coding sequence ATGAGGGCGTTGACGCTCTGTGCGTTCCTGGTCGTCTCGCCCCTGGCCGCTCACGCCCAGGCCCAGGCTCCGGCCCCCGCCGCGGCGAGCGCGAAGCTGCCCGAGGTGGAGCCCTCGGGGATGCAGGCCCGCGTGCAGCCCGAGCGCGTGCTCCTGGGCGAGCCCTTCGTCTACGAGGTGGTGCTCACCCATCCGGCGGATCACCGCTACGAGCTGGACGTGTCGCCGGACCTGGGGGACTTCGAGTTGCTGGCCCAGGAGCGCACGCCTCCCGCGGCGGGGAAGGATCCGGCGGTCACCGTGTTCCGGGTGCGCATGTCCGCCTTCAAGCTGGGCATGGTGACGCTGCCGGACCTGGCCTTCCTCGTGTCCACGCCGGAGGGGCCGCGGCGCTACGTGGCTCCGGGCCGGACGCTGGAGGTGGGCTCCACGCTGCCCGAGGACGCCGAGGCGAAGGGCGAGGATCTCCGCGACATCCAGCCGCCCACTGAGGTGGCCATCCGCTCGCTGACGCTCGTGTGGGCCGCCCTGGGCATCATCGCCGCGGCGCTGCTGGGCTGGGCCGCGTGGCGCTTCTTCCAGAAGTACCGGGAGCGGCGGCGCGCGGCGGTGGCTCCCCCGCTGCCCCTGGACGTGCGCACGCGCCGGGCCCTGGACGCCCTCAAGGCCGAGAACCTGCCCGCGCACGGGCGGGTGAAGGACTTCTACTTCCGTCTCTCGGAGATCGTCCGAGGCTACCTGGGCGAGCGCTATGGCTTCGACGCGCTCGAGTGCACCAGCTCGGAGCTGATGGCGCAGTTGCGGCGTTTGAAGGCGCCCGGCCTGCCCGAGGACGGACTCATGCGCTTCATTTCCGAGTCGGACCTGGTGAAGTACGCCCGGGCCGAGTCCTCCCCGGATTCGTGCCGCGAGGCGCTGACGTTCGGCTACTCGCTGCTGGACCAGACCTGGCCCCCTCCTCCTCCGCCCGAAGCGGCCCCCGTGTCCCATGCTTCCGGACCTCGCGTTCCATAG
- a CDS encoding DUF58 domain-containing protein, whose amino-acid sequence MLAKDIIRRIRKLEIRTRKVVSDMLAGQYHSVFKGRGMAFSEVRQYQPGDEIRIIDWNVTARMNEAYVKVFTEERELTVMLLVDVSASNEFGSRERSKSEVAAEVAAQIAFSAIANNDRVGLILFSDRVEKVVPPRKGRSHVMRLVSDILTFQPKGKGTDLSSGLTYLSRVANRKTVTFLVSDFLASGYEAPLRLVGRKHDLVPVVIVDPLEREFPRMGLVEMEDPETGERFVVDTSDPLVRGRYARALQGQREELRRLFKKLELDHVELSTGDDHGMALVRFFRARSRRMAA is encoded by the coding sequence GTGCTCGCCAAGGACATCATCCGCCGCATCCGCAAGCTGGAGATCCGCACCCGCAAGGTGGTGTCGGACATGCTCGCGGGCCAGTACCACTCGGTCTTCAAGGGCCGGGGCATGGCCTTCTCCGAGGTGCGGCAGTACCAGCCCGGGGATGAGATTCGCATCATCGACTGGAACGTCACCGCCCGGATGAACGAGGCCTACGTCAAGGTCTTCACCGAGGAGCGCGAACTCACGGTGATGCTCCTCGTCGACGTGTCGGCCTCCAATGAGTTCGGCTCGCGCGAGCGCTCCAAGTCCGAGGTGGCCGCCGAGGTGGCCGCTCAAATCGCCTTCAGCGCCATCGCCAACAACGACCGGGTGGGGCTCATCCTCTTCTCCGATCGGGTGGAGAAGGTGGTGCCGCCGCGCAAGGGCCGCTCGCACGTGATGCGGCTGGTCAGCGACATCCTCACCTTCCAGCCCAAGGGGAAGGGGACGGACCTGTCCTCGGGCCTCACCTATTTGAGCCGCGTGGCCAACCGCAAGACGGTGACGTTCCTCGTCTCGGACTTCCTCGCCTCGGGCTATGAGGCGCCGCTGCGGCTGGTGGGCCGCAAGCACGACCTGGTGCCCGTGGTCATCGTGGATCCGCTGGAGCGCGAGTTCCCCAGGATGGGGCTCGTGGAGATGGAAGACCCCGAGACGGGCGAGCGCTTCGTGGTGGATACGAGCGATCCGCTGGTGCGCGGCCGCTACGCGCGCGCCCTGCAGGGCCAGCGCGAGGAGCTGCGCCGGCTCTTCAAGAAGCTGGAGTTGGACCACGTGGAGCTGAGCACCGGGGATGATCACGGCATGGCCCTGGTGCGCTTCTTCCGCGCCCGCTCCCGGAGGATGGCGGCATGA
- a CDS encoding AAA family ATPase: protein MNTDIRALTERVQQESGFVELLNQEVGKVIVGQRYMLERILIGVLCNGHVLLEGVPGLAKTLTVRTIADSISASFMRIQFTPDLLPADLVGTMIYNQQAANFTVRKGPVFANVVLADEINRAPAKVQSALLEAMQERQVTIGDQSFPLPSPFLVLATQNPIEQEGTYPLPEAQVDRFMLKVKVGYPTREEEKIIMDRMSGGKPPAVQRVIALEQLVRARELVHQIYMDEKVKDYILNVVFATREPARYGLKDQADYIQFGASPRATIALSQASRAHAFLRHRGFVTPEDVKAVAFDVLRHRVALTYEAEAEELTTEKLIQRVFDRVEVP from the coding sequence ATGAACACGGACATCCGGGCACTCACCGAGCGCGTGCAGCAGGAGAGCGGCTTCGTCGAACTCCTCAACCAGGAGGTCGGCAAGGTCATCGTCGGCCAGCGCTACATGCTCGAGCGCATCCTCATTGGCGTGCTCTGCAACGGCCACGTGCTCCTCGAGGGCGTGCCGGGCCTCGCCAAGACGCTCACGGTGCGCACCATCGCCGACAGCATCAGCGCCTCGTTCATGCGCATCCAGTTCACCCCGGATCTGCTGCCGGCGGACCTCGTCGGCACGATGATCTACAACCAGCAGGCGGCCAACTTCACCGTGCGCAAGGGGCCCGTCTTCGCCAACGTGGTGCTCGCGGACGAAATCAACCGCGCCCCCGCCAAGGTCCAGTCCGCCCTGCTCGAGGCCATGCAGGAGCGCCAGGTCACCATCGGCGACCAGTCCTTCCCGCTGCCCTCGCCCTTCCTGGTGCTCGCCACCCAGAACCCCATCGAGCAGGAGGGCACCTACCCGCTGCCCGAGGCGCAGGTGGACCGCTTCATGCTCAAGGTGAAGGTGGGCTACCCCACGCGCGAGGAGGAGAAGATCATCATGGACCGGATGAGCGGTGGCAAGCCGCCCGCGGTCCAGCGCGTCATCGCCCTGGAGCAGCTCGTGCGCGCGCGCGAGCTCGTCCATCAGATCTACATGGACGAGAAGGTGAAGGACTACATCCTCAACGTGGTCTTCGCCACGCGCGAGCCCGCGCGCTACGGCCTGAAGGATCAGGCGGACTACATCCAGTTCGGCGCGAGCCCCCGCGCCACCATCGCGCTGAGCCAGGCCTCGCGCGCCCACGCCTTCCTGCGCCACCGAGGCTTCGTCACCCCCGAGGACGTGAAGGCCGTGGCCTTCGACGTGCTGCGCCACCGCGTGGCCCTCACCTACGAGGCCGAGGCCGAGGAGCTCACCACGGAGAAGCTCATCCAGCGCGTGTTCGATCGCGTCGAGGTGCCGTAA
- a CDS encoding alpha/beta fold hydrolase, which yields MTGGSSPGRVPGSGSGIPPLGPVEAEVLGELAPGVVPRACPLAGGGTLRLLEGGEGPPLVLLHGRGSAASTWFPLLPALVREHRVLAVDLPGFGGSPAAPGPLRTAEDGLRFFVEPVEAVLSALAPGPMTLVGHSLGGLVALELALRGRVPVERLVLVDAMGLGPEMAREARLYFRVGPERLARVLGPKLFGRIAPLPDTPHRHRLMALDYELMTVSGGRTRATRAFNTLVPLTGDVFHRRERLGEVKPPTVYLWGENDGVLPVSLAEAAVRAQPCARLVRVRTGHSPHLEQPECLLSALRA from the coding sequence ATGACCGGAGGGAGCAGCCCGGGGCGCGTTCCCGGCTCGGGGAGTGGAATCCCCCCTCTGGGGCCCGTGGAAGCGGAGGTGCTCGGGGAGCTGGCGCCCGGGGTGGTGCCCCGCGCATGCCCGCTCGCTGGAGGAGGGACGCTGCGGCTCCTCGAGGGAGGTGAGGGCCCTCCCCTGGTGCTCCTGCATGGGCGGGGGAGCGCGGCGAGCACGTGGTTTCCCCTCCTGCCGGCCCTCGTGCGGGAGCACCGGGTGCTGGCGGTGGACCTGCCGGGCTTCGGGGGCTCCCCGGCGGCCCCGGGACCGCTCCGGACGGCCGAGGACGGACTGCGGTTCTTCGTCGAGCCGGTGGAGGCGGTGCTCTCCGCCCTGGCGCCGGGGCCGATGACCCTGGTGGGCCACTCGCTCGGAGGGCTGGTGGCGCTGGAGCTGGCGCTGCGGGGGCGGGTTCCGGTGGAGCGCCTGGTGCTGGTGGACGCGATGGGCCTGGGGCCGGAGATGGCGCGAGAGGCCCGCCTCTACTTCCGCGTGGGGCCGGAGCGGTTGGCGCGTGTGTTGGGCCCCAAGCTCTTCGGGCGCATCGCTCCGCTGCCGGACACCCCGCACCGCCACCGGCTGATGGCGCTGGACTACGAGCTGATGACGGTGAGCGGAGGGAGGACCAGGGCCACGCGGGCCTTCAACACGTTGGTGCCCCTCACGGGGGACGTGTTCCACCGGCGCGAGCGCCTGGGCGAGGTGAAGCCGCCCACCGTGTACCTCTGGGGCGAGAATGATGGGGTCCTGCCCGTGTCACTGGCCGAAGCCGCGGTGCGGGCCCAGCCCTGCGCGCGGCTGGTGCGAGTGCGGACCGGCCACAGTCCCCACCTGGAGCAACCGGAGTGCCTGCTGTCCGCGCTGAGGGCATGA
- a CDS encoding DUF4240 domain-containing protein, which translates to MNTEEFWAIIESSRRVIDPERAEGNAQRQAEELWKQLSRLSPEEIVEFGAQFQDKMDVAYQWDLWGGAYLVAGGCSDDGFTDFRSWLISMGRRVFEDAVSNAESLLHVVEALGVEDVFFEEFRYVPARAYEALTGRDFPARKGAGPSVPAGEEWDEQDLAHRFPAFWARHQRG; encoded by the coding sequence ATGAATACTGAGGAATTCTGGGCCATCATCGAGTCCTCACGAAGGGTGATTGATCCAGAACGGGCAGAGGGAAATGCGCAACGGCAGGCGGAGGAACTCTGGAAGCAGTTGTCGAGACTGTCTCCTGAGGAGATCGTCGAGTTTGGTGCCCAGTTCCAGGACAAGATGGACGTCGCCTATCAATGGGACCTGTGGGGGGGGGCGTACCTCGTCGCGGGGGGTTGCTCGGATGATGGCTTCACGGACTTCCGAAGTTGGCTCATCTCGATGGGACGCCGTGTTTTCGAGGATGCGGTGTCGAACGCCGAGTCGCTCCTCCACGTTGTCGAGGCGCTTGGTGTCGAAGACGTATTCTTCGAGGAGTTTCGGTACGTGCCAGCCCGTGCATATGAGGCGCTGACGGGACGCGATTTCCCTGCCCGTAAGGGAGCGGGTCCCTCGGTTCCCGCTGGAGAAGAATGGGACGAGCAGGATCTCGCGCACAGGTTTCCCGCGTTCTGGGCTCGGCATCAGCGGGGATGA
- a CDS encoding type VI immunity family protein: MFFTPRIRTELLRHPGLSLNHGSTPDWMGTRVDGVHWLNFLGPPVLQELGGVSALRSRLHSPETTVQPIDGTRAIVTLGDWPEAGDLTQGNSLPAYRELGRVLEPWLDKPFKAPRFRVEGFTPEEATSWARRFLD; the protein is encoded by the coding sequence GTGTTCTTCACGCCCCGAATCCGCACCGAGCTCCTTCGTCACCCAGGGCTCAGCCTCAACCACGGCTCCACTCCCGACTGGATGGGCACTCGCGTGGATGGGGTGCACTGGCTCAACTTCCTGGGCCCTCCCGTGCTTCAGGAACTGGGCGGCGTGTCCGCACTTCGTTCACGCCTGCATTCACCAGAGACAACCGTGCAGCCCATCGACGGGACGCGGGCCATCGTGACGCTGGGCGATTGGCCCGAAGCGGGCGATCTCACCCAAGGCAACTCGCTCCCTGCCTACCGGGAACTCGGTCGCGTATTGGAGCCCTGGCTCGACAAGCCCTTCAAGGCCCCCCGCTTTCGCGTCGAAGGTTTCACCCCAGAAGAAGCCACGAGTTGGGCTCGGCGCTTTCTCGACTGA
- a CDS encoding GH25 family lysozyme → MFALTGCGGMGQENSEGQDSTALSAAQSTPLAVPSNVQTFYAEGQWRNRFGVTGPYYGPLGHRGLDIAASAGQAIPALRSGTVRRIQYSSIVGHTIAVESAPGDFSGYDHVIRTRVSVGDFVQQGDIIAYAAGAGDDHGSAWSGPHLHLTRGSTDRCAFGENVSDPAPLIRNVLGTGSGGGTGSGGGSGGIQISVEEGKILQRVAQRGGYTGAVDGVPGTNTWKGVQTVISTQGFYSGPIDGVPGENTWKGVQKLAQLGGYTGPVDGFPGQYTYAGLNTWLSQSPGTPPPTGMSGVYGIDVGTTQRDLDFNAIRAAGYQFAIVKAGGSNVSPIYVAPYYAQQVARARAAGLLVGHYWMAGSTNPAADAQYFVDHLYDHRPGDLLVLDNEAIDNGIFWNDSLTATFMQAVKTRLGKAPFLYTYSSLLTSNTWTQTRAVGSKLWIAHYTGTPGNPNIGSAFPSWEIHQYTSSGNQNGIPLDLNVARLSAFAGLSQPPDGATPPPPTAIPGGGSSGGGAPVITVEQGTILQNLARRGGYTGVIDGVPGVNTWMGVQRVLRELGYYDGPVDGVPGINTYKGLQLLAQDGGYTGPIDGIPGPNTYNGLQAYLSGSSGGVPPVSNTQGVTLQRIARAGGYTGAVDGIPGTNTWKGVQQVLGGYGYSGPVDGVMGTNSWKAVQRFAANGGYTGPIDGVMGTNSWKGVQTVLRGFGYTGPIDGVMGTQSYAALQRVARLGGYMGPSDGALGVNSWRGLQTFLSGAGYTGPADGVPGTNTYKVLQSLASRGGYAGPIDGIPGANTYAGLANLLD, encoded by the coding sequence ATGTTCGCGCTGACTGGCTGTGGCGGAATGGGCCAGGAGAACTCCGAGGGCCAGGACTCCACCGCACTGTCCGCCGCACAGTCCACGCCCCTGGCCGTGCCGTCCAATGTGCAGACCTTCTATGCGGAAGGACAGTGGCGGAATCGCTTCGGGGTCACCGGCCCCTACTACGGCCCCCTGGGCCACCGCGGGCTCGACATCGCCGCCAGTGCCGGTCAAGCGATTCCCGCGCTGCGCTCTGGCACCGTCCGCCGCATCCAATACTCCTCCATCGTGGGACACACCATCGCGGTGGAGTCCGCGCCAGGCGACTTCTCCGGGTACGACCACGTCATCCGGACCCGAGTCTCCGTGGGAGATTTCGTCCAGCAGGGTGACATCATCGCCTATGCGGCGGGCGCCGGGGATGATCATGGGTCGGCGTGGTCCGGACCTCACCTCCACCTGACCCGGGGCTCCACGGATCGCTGCGCGTTTGGCGAGAATGTCAGCGATCCCGCCCCCCTCATCCGCAACGTGCTCGGCACCGGAAGCGGCGGCGGTACAGGCTCCGGTGGAGGTTCCGGGGGAATCCAGATCAGCGTCGAGGAGGGAAAGATTCTCCAGCGCGTCGCCCAGCGGGGTGGCTACACGGGCGCGGTGGACGGCGTCCCCGGGACCAACACGTGGAAGGGCGTCCAGACCGTCATCAGCACTCAGGGCTTCTACTCCGGCCCCATCGACGGCGTCCCGGGTGAGAACACCTGGAAGGGAGTCCAGAAGCTCGCACAGCTCGGAGGGTACACGGGTCCCGTGGATGGCTTCCCGGGACAGTATACCTACGCGGGCCTCAACACCTGGCTGTCCCAATCCCCGGGAACACCTCCACCCACGGGGATGAGCGGTGTCTACGGAATCGATGTCGGCACCACCCAGCGAGATCTCGACTTCAACGCCATCCGCGCCGCCGGCTACCAGTTCGCCATCGTCAAGGCAGGGGGCTCCAATGTCTCACCCATCTACGTCGCGCCGTACTATGCCCAGCAGGTCGCCCGGGCTCGCGCGGCCGGGTTGCTCGTGGGGCATTATTGGATGGCGGGCTCGACCAATCCCGCGGCGGACGCCCAGTACTTCGTGGACCACCTGTATGACCATCGTCCCGGCGATCTCCTGGTGCTCGACAACGAGGCGATCGACAACGGTATCTTCTGGAACGACTCCCTGACCGCGACCTTCATGCAAGCGGTCAAGACCCGTCTGGGGAAGGCACCGTTCCTGTACACCTACTCGAGCCTGCTCACGTCCAACACCTGGACCCAGACCCGGGCCGTTGGCTCCAAGCTGTGGATCGCCCATTACACGGGCACTCCTGGCAACCCGAACATCGGGTCGGCCTTTCCCTCCTGGGAGATTCATCAATACACCTCGTCTGGCAACCAGAATGGAATTCCTCTCGACTTGAACGTCGCCAGGTTGTCCGCCTTCGCCGGACTGAGCCAGCCGCCGGATGGCGCGACGCCTCCCCCGCCGACGGCCATTCCCGGGGGTGGCTCTTCTGGCGGAGGCGCCCCCGTCATCACCGTCGAACAGGGGACCATTCTGCAGAATCTGGCACGTCGAGGTGGCTATACGGGGGTCATCGACGGCGTCCCGGGTGTCAATACCTGGATGGGCGTGCAGCGGGTCCTTCGCGAGCTGGGGTATTATGACGGGCCTGTCGACGGCGTCCCGGGCATCAACACCTACAAGGGCTTGCAACTGCTTGCCCAGGACGGTGGCTACACGGGTCCCATCGATGGCATCCCCGGGCCCAACACGTACAACGGGCTCCAGGCGTACTTGAGCGGGTCCTCCGGCGGAGTGCCTCCCGTCAGCAACACGCAGGGGGTGACGCTGCAGCGGATCGCTCGAGCGGGCGGGTACACCGGTGCCGTGGACGGCATCCCCGGCACGAACACGTGGAAGGGAGTCCAGCAGGTCCTCGGCGGCTACGGCTACTCGGGGCCCGTGGATGGCGTCATGGGCACCAACTCCTGGAAGGCGGTTCAGCGCTTCGCCGCGAATGGGGGCTACACGGGCCCCATCGACGGAGTCATGGGCACCAACTCCTGGAAGGGCGTGCAGACCGTCCTGAGGGGCTTTGGCTACACGGGCCCCATCGATGGCGTCATGGGAACCCAATCGTACGCGGCGCTCCAGCGGGTCGCGCGTCTGGGCGGGTACATGGGCCCCAGCGATGGCGCCCTGGGGGTGAACTCGTGGAGGGGCCTCCAGACCTTCTTGAGCGGCGCCGGGTATACGGGGCCCGCCGATGGGGTACCGGGAACCAACACCTACAAGGTGCTTCAATCCCTGGCGAGCCGAGGCGGCTACGCGGGTCCGATTGACGGCATCCCCGGAGCCAATACGTACGCGGGCCTGGCGAACCTCCTGGACTGA